A genomic stretch from Apis cerana isolate GH-2021 linkage group LG7, AcerK_1.0, whole genome shotgun sequence includes:
- the LOC107999210 gene encoding anoctamin-8 isoform X5, producing the protein MPGGEGSPINLLDHRASTTSGECANSDEDERTTDNVSSTMTTVLAGDGLRRRKVIHAAKETFDKASRLLRRKIPCTGHLMTPRRLWIQKVPTQECDVVVMFPSGTSDETLMWLLGRLRAGTPGLVVHVRHHASSDSYGFYLTAPFSVLLKAAEEVHLPKTLRQEFGGGLKEFVGSESSCFEGSDDEARFFTTQERQSLVLHLLHTLRAGPQDLHSLPGLKMVEGQAIIPKCISAGIISQVFPLHELPALEKLQRTWVRAFLSPQPLDDICKYFGVKITMYFAWLGHYTTALIVPAAVGAIYWIGIIGRNQAVEDVAYVLFSVFNVIWATVYLETWKRRGAELAYRWGTLDQRDDLLVEPRPLFTGTLETSPVTGRLEPTYPRWKRNMFRYFVSVPIIAACLFFVFIVMILSFQIQDWWDARLESRGYGFWLSYVPKVLLAVVIALMDEAYFKVAIWLNDMENYRLDTEYENHLIYKVALFQFVNSFLSLFYIAFYLQDQERLKEQLAALLIARQVIGNLKESAVPYLIEQLRLARLSFELFGALSPSEARPPPGEERENQKEVDDKGERSDGGKSKQPRNVSQAELESSLYRVGHPTNSLLSDVTFKYDGAFSEHLEMLSQLGYVCLFSSAFPLAAMAALLGNLLELRGDAFKLCFVLQRPFGRRVSNIGTWQNAMEAMGLVAILVNCALIGLSGQVQRMFPEMSATQTILLIVALEHIMLGIRFIIICAIPDIPHWVATEMAKVEFLRREAVRRLSSTPSPEQHPATVIADGESEEQLLSNRTGDATSSSLPDTPTLASSTQTPSSPPTPSAASVPRIAETPSVVQTPGSASSSEFATHFPTENSMGSVRDIHNSPRCSIPGGERGRRSREWLQNESEASGGTDHYSHHLTIGPHGGVDWVRRLGLEAGGRKSSDSEISGAGTVGTGDELTLHRSTDCIVSKELASSSDSDLLRSAPPWTVAHRNQKFRFSPEREREREKTEKQQYQHHQREIQDHKQQLSYYAEKEKDSGLSDSSKTISSQEEEKPSKEEREAKKTRVKQSLMKRARSVAIFSLKLKERRAREAEKAKEAEREARWQQPQSCVGGELSCIPIEKLISVDDIAAMELRRLNH; encoded by the exons CATCTCGTCTCCTCAGACGGAAGATACCATGCACAGGCCACTTGATGACCCCCCGCCGCCTATGGATACAAAAGGTTCCAACTCAG GAATGCGACGTCGTGGTGATGTTCCCAAGTGGAACGAGCGACGAAACCCTGATGTGGCTGCTAGGTCGACTTCGTGCCGGAACTCCAGGCCTGGTGGTGCACGTGCGGCATCACGCCTCGTCTGATAGTTACGGCTTCTACTTAACAGCTCCCTTTAGCGT ATTATTGAAAGCTGCCGAAGAGGTGCATTTACCGAAGACCCTGCGACAAGAGTTTGGCGGAGGATTGAAGGAATTCGTAGGCTCCGAGTCGAGCTGTTTCGAAGGTAGCGACGACGAGGCTCGATTCTTCACCACCCAAGAGAGGCAATCGCTCGTTCTGCATCTGCTTCACACGCTCAGAGCGGGCCCCCAGGATCTTCACAGTTTACCCGGGCTTAAAATGGTCGAGGGTCAAGCAATTATTCCAAAGTGCATCTCCGCTGGGATCATATCTCAG GTTTTCCCTCTTCACGAATTGCCCGCATTGGAAAAACTACAACGGACGTGGGTCCGCGCGTTTCTTAGTCCCCAACCCCTGGacgatatttgtaaatatttcggAGTCAAGATTACCATGTACTTCGCGTGGCTCGGCCATTACACCACCGCTCTGATTGTTCCAGCTGCAGTGGGTGCCATATATtgg ATCGGCATCATCGGCAGGAATCAAGCGGTCGAAGACGTAGCTTATGTACTTTTCTCGGTCTTCAACGTAATCTGGGCCACCGTTTATTTGGAAACCTGGAAAAGAAGGGGTGCCGAATTGGCCTACAGGTGGGGTACTTTGGATCAAAGAGACGACCTACTTGTCGAGCCTAGGCCTTTATTCACG GGCACGTTGGAAACTTCACCCGTGACTGGAAGACTGGAACCAACTTATCCCAGATGGAAGAGAAACATGTTCCGGTACTTCGTCAGCGTTCCCATCATCGCCGCGTGTTTGTTCTTCGTTTTCATCGTGATGATACTCAGCTTCCAAATACAG GATTGGTGGGACGCTCGTCTGGAGTCGAGGGGATACGGATTTTGGTTGAGTTATGTGCCAAAAGTTTTGCTGGCGGTGGTGATAGCATTAATGGACGAGGCTTACTTCAAAGTCGCCATATGGTTGAACGATATGG AAAACTATCGGCTAGACACCGAGTACGAGAATCATCTAATCTACAAGGTGGCACTG TTTCAGTTTGTAAACTCCTTCCTATCGCTATTTTACATCGCCTTCTACCTACAGGATCAAGAAAGGCTCAAAGAG CAATTGGCAGCACTGTTGATCGCTCGCCAAGTGATTGGCAACCTGAAAGAATCCGCTGTGCCGTATTTGATCGAGCAGTTGCGATTGGCTCGGCTCAGCTTCGAGCTTTTCGGCGCGTTGAGCCCGAGCGAGGCTAGGCCACCACCTGGCGAGGAAAGGGAGAATCAAAAGGAAGTGGATGACAAGGGGGAACGCTCGGACGGGGGGAAGTCGAAGCAACCGAGAAACGTTAGCCAAGCCGAATTGGAGAGTTCCCTCTACAGAGTAGGGCATCCCACTAATTCTCTACTTAGTGACGTTACGTTCAAG TACGATGGGGCGTTTTCGGAACATTTGGAGATGCTGTCACAATTGGGATACGTGTGTCTGTTCTCCTCAGCCTTCCCCTTGGCTGCCATGGCTGCCCTACTTGGAAACCTTCTTGAACTACGAGGCGACGCTTTCAAACTTTGTTTCGTTCTTCAACGACCATTTGGTCGAAGGGTTTCCAACATTGGAACTTGGCAA aacgCGATGGAGGCTATGGGTTTGGTCGCAATTCTGGTAAATTGCGCTCTGATCGGGTTGAGCGGGCAAGTGCAACGAATGTTTCCAGAAATGTCTGCCACGCAAACGATTTTGCTTATAGTCGCGCTCGAGCACATCATGCTCGGTATACGATTTATCATAATCTGCGCGATCCCGGATATTCCGCATTGGGTTGCCACGGAAATGGCCAAGGTAGAATTTTTGAGGAGAGAAGCGGTCAGGAGACTTTCCTCCACCCCGTCCCCTGAACAACATCCAGCCACAGTGATAG CAGACGGTGAGAGCGAAGAACAACTGCTTTCCAATCGTACCGGTGACGCAACGTCCTCCAGCCTTCCGGACACACCGACCCTAGCATCGTCCACCCAGACACCCAGTAGCCCCCCAACACCTAGCGCAGCATCCGTGCCAAGGATCGCGGAAACACCTTCTGTGGTCCAGACTCCTGGTAGCGCGAGCAGCAGCGAATTTGCCACCCATTTCCCAACCGAGAACAGCATGGGCAGCGTTCGTGATATTCACAATTCACCTAGATGCTCTATTCCTGGCGGAGAACGAG GAAGGCGTTCGAGGGAATGGCTTCAGAATGAATCGGAGGCGTCGGGTGGAACCGATCACTACAGCCATCATTTAACGATCGGCCCTCACGGAGGCGTGGACTGGGTTCGAAGATTGGGCCTCGAAGCTGGTGGGCGGAAGTCTAGCGATTCTGAGATCAGCGGTGCCGGTACCGTCGGCACGGGGGACGAATTAACTCTTCACAGATCCACCGATTGTATCGTTTCGAAAGAGCTTGCCTCCTCGTCAGACAGTGATCTTCTTAG GTCTGCTCCACCATGGACGGTGGCTCATAGGAATCAAAAGTTTCGATTCTCCCCtgaaagggaaagagaacGGGAAAAGACAGAGAAGCAACAATATCAGCATCATCAACGAGAGATTCAGGATCACAAACAGCAATTATCTTATTACgccgagaaggagaaggacaGCGGTCTTTCAGACTCGAGCAAAACTATCTCCAGCCAAGAAGAGGAGAAACCGTCGAAGGAGGAAAGGGAGGCAAAGAAGACCAGAGTGAAACAGAGTTTGATGAAGAGAGCCAGATCTGTGGCGATCTTTTCGTTGAAgttgaaagaaaggagagcAAGGGAGGCGGAGAAAGCCAAGGAGGCGGAAAGAGAAGCTAGATGGCAGCAACCGCAATCGTGCGTTGGTGGCGAACTCTCTTGCATCCCCATAGAGAAGCTTATATCCGTAGACGACATCGCAGCAATGGAATTACGCAGACTTAATCATTAG
- the LOC107999210 gene encoding anoctamin-8 isoform X2: MPGGEGSPINLLDHRASTTSGECANSDEDERTTDNVSSTMTTVLAGDGLRRRKVIHAAKETFDKASRLLRRKIPCTGHLMTPRRLWIQKVPTQECDVVVMFPSGTSDETLMWLLGRLRAGTPGLVVHVRHHASSDSYGFYLTAPFSVLLKAAEEVHLPKTLRQEFGGGLKEFVGSESSCFEGSDDEARFFTTQERQSLVLHLLHTLRAGPQDLHSLPGLKMVEGQAIIPKCISAGIISQVFPLHELPALEKLQRTWVRAFLSPQPLDDICKYFGVKITMYFAWLGHYTTALIVPAAVGAIYWIGIIGRNQAVEDVAYVLFSVFNVIWATVYLETWKRRGAELAYRWGTLDQRDDLLVEPRPLFTGTLETSPVTGRLEPTYPRWKRNMFRYFVSVPIIAACLFFVFIVMILSFQIQDWWDARLESRGYGFWLSYVPKVLLAVVIALMDEAYFKVAIWLNDMENYRLDTEYENHLIYKVALFQFVNSFLSLFYIAFYLQDQERLKEQLAALLIARQVIGNLKESAVPYLIEQLRLARLSFELFGALSPSEARPPPGEERENQKEVDDKGERSDGGKSKQPRNVSQAELESSLYRVGHPTNSLLSDVTFKYDGAFSEHLEMLSQLGYVCLFSSAFPLAAMAALLGNLLELRGDAFKLCFVLQRPFGRRVSNIGTWQNAMEAMGLVAILVNCALIGLSGQVQRMFPEMSATQTILLIVALEHIMLGIRFIIICAIPDIPHWVATEMAKVEFLRREAVRRLSSTPSPEQHPATVIGRFVVSPADGESEEQLLSNRTGDATSSSLPDTPTLASSTQTPSSPPTPSAASVPRIAETPSVVQTPGSASSSEFATHFPTENSMGSVRDIHNSPRCSIPGGERGRRSREWLQNESEASGGTDHYSHHLTIGPHGGVDWVRRLGLEAGGRKSSDSEISGAGTVGTGDELTLHRSTDCIVSKELASSSDSDLLRSAPPWTVAHRNQKFRFSPEREREREKTEKQQYQHHQREIQDHKQQLSYYAEKEKDSGLSDSSKTISSQEEEKPSKEEREAKKTRVKQSLMKRARSVAIFSLKLKERRAREAEKAKEAEREARWQQPQSCVGGELSCIPIEKLISVDDIAAMELRRLNH, from the exons CATCTCGTCTCCTCAGACGGAAGATACCATGCACAGGCCACTTGATGACCCCCCGCCGCCTATGGATACAAAAGGTTCCAACTCAG GAATGCGACGTCGTGGTGATGTTCCCAAGTGGAACGAGCGACGAAACCCTGATGTGGCTGCTAGGTCGACTTCGTGCCGGAACTCCAGGCCTGGTGGTGCACGTGCGGCATCACGCCTCGTCTGATAGTTACGGCTTCTACTTAACAGCTCCCTTTAGCGT ATTATTGAAAGCTGCCGAAGAGGTGCATTTACCGAAGACCCTGCGACAAGAGTTTGGCGGAGGATTGAAGGAATTCGTAGGCTCCGAGTCGAGCTGTTTCGAAGGTAGCGACGACGAGGCTCGATTCTTCACCACCCAAGAGAGGCAATCGCTCGTTCTGCATCTGCTTCACACGCTCAGAGCGGGCCCCCAGGATCTTCACAGTTTACCCGGGCTTAAAATGGTCGAGGGTCAAGCAATTATTCCAAAGTGCATCTCCGCTGGGATCATATCTCAG GTTTTCCCTCTTCACGAATTGCCCGCATTGGAAAAACTACAACGGACGTGGGTCCGCGCGTTTCTTAGTCCCCAACCCCTGGacgatatttgtaaatatttcggAGTCAAGATTACCATGTACTTCGCGTGGCTCGGCCATTACACCACCGCTCTGATTGTTCCAGCTGCAGTGGGTGCCATATATtgg ATCGGCATCATCGGCAGGAATCAAGCGGTCGAAGACGTAGCTTATGTACTTTTCTCGGTCTTCAACGTAATCTGGGCCACCGTTTATTTGGAAACCTGGAAAAGAAGGGGTGCCGAATTGGCCTACAGGTGGGGTACTTTGGATCAAAGAGACGACCTACTTGTCGAGCCTAGGCCTTTATTCACG GGCACGTTGGAAACTTCACCCGTGACTGGAAGACTGGAACCAACTTATCCCAGATGGAAGAGAAACATGTTCCGGTACTTCGTCAGCGTTCCCATCATCGCCGCGTGTTTGTTCTTCGTTTTCATCGTGATGATACTCAGCTTCCAAATACAG GATTGGTGGGACGCTCGTCTGGAGTCGAGGGGATACGGATTTTGGTTGAGTTATGTGCCAAAAGTTTTGCTGGCGGTGGTGATAGCATTAATGGACGAGGCTTACTTCAAAGTCGCCATATGGTTGAACGATATGG AAAACTATCGGCTAGACACCGAGTACGAGAATCATCTAATCTACAAGGTGGCACTG TTTCAGTTTGTAAACTCCTTCCTATCGCTATTTTACATCGCCTTCTACCTACAGGATCAAGAAAGGCTCAAAGAG CAATTGGCAGCACTGTTGATCGCTCGCCAAGTGATTGGCAACCTGAAAGAATCCGCTGTGCCGTATTTGATCGAGCAGTTGCGATTGGCTCGGCTCAGCTTCGAGCTTTTCGGCGCGTTGAGCCCGAGCGAGGCTAGGCCACCACCTGGCGAGGAAAGGGAGAATCAAAAGGAAGTGGATGACAAGGGGGAACGCTCGGACGGGGGGAAGTCGAAGCAACCGAGAAACGTTAGCCAAGCCGAATTGGAGAGTTCCCTCTACAGAGTAGGGCATCCCACTAATTCTCTACTTAGTGACGTTACGTTCAAG TACGATGGGGCGTTTTCGGAACATTTGGAGATGCTGTCACAATTGGGATACGTGTGTCTGTTCTCCTCAGCCTTCCCCTTGGCTGCCATGGCTGCCCTACTTGGAAACCTTCTTGAACTACGAGGCGACGCTTTCAAACTTTGTTTCGTTCTTCAACGACCATTTGGTCGAAGGGTTTCCAACATTGGAACTTGGCAA aacgCGATGGAGGCTATGGGTTTGGTCGCAATTCTGGTAAATTGCGCTCTGATCGGGTTGAGCGGGCAAGTGCAACGAATGTTTCCAGAAATGTCTGCCACGCAAACGATTTTGCTTATAGTCGCGCTCGAGCACATCATGCTCGGTATACGATTTATCATAATCTGCGCGATCCCGGATATTCCGCATTGGGTTGCCACGGAAATGGCCAAGGTAGAATTTTTGAGGAGAGAAGCGGTCAGGAGACTTTCCTCCACCCCGTCCCCTGAACAACATCCAGCCACAGTGATAG GGAGATTCGTGGTGAGTCCAGCAGACGGTGAGAGCGAAGAACAACTGCTTTCCAATCGTACCGGTGACGCAACGTCCTCCAGCCTTCCGGACACACCGACCCTAGCATCGTCCACCCAGACACCCAGTAGCCCCCCAACACCTAGCGCAGCATCCGTGCCAAGGATCGCGGAAACACCTTCTGTGGTCCAGACTCCTGGTAGCGCGAGCAGCAGCGAATTTGCCACCCATTTCCCAACCGAGAACAGCATGGGCAGCGTTCGTGATATTCACAATTCACCTAGATGCTCTATTCCTGGCGGAGAACGAG GAAGGCGTTCGAGGGAATGGCTTCAGAATGAATCGGAGGCGTCGGGTGGAACCGATCACTACAGCCATCATTTAACGATCGGCCCTCACGGAGGCGTGGACTGGGTTCGAAGATTGGGCCTCGAAGCTGGTGGGCGGAAGTCTAGCGATTCTGAGATCAGCGGTGCCGGTACCGTCGGCACGGGGGACGAATTAACTCTTCACAGATCCACCGATTGTATCGTTTCGAAAGAGCTTGCCTCCTCGTCAGACAGTGATCTTCTTAG GTCTGCTCCACCATGGACGGTGGCTCATAGGAATCAAAAGTTTCGATTCTCCCCtgaaagggaaagagaacGGGAAAAGACAGAGAAGCAACAATATCAGCATCATCAACGAGAGATTCAGGATCACAAACAGCAATTATCTTATTACgccgagaaggagaaggacaGCGGTCTTTCAGACTCGAGCAAAACTATCTCCAGCCAAGAAGAGGAGAAACCGTCGAAGGAGGAAAGGGAGGCAAAGAAGACCAGAGTGAAACAGAGTTTGATGAAGAGAGCCAGATCTGTGGCGATCTTTTCGTTGAAgttgaaagaaaggagagcAAGGGAGGCGGAGAAAGCCAAGGAGGCGGAAAGAGAAGCTAGATGGCAGCAACCGCAATCGTGCGTTGGTGGCGAACTCTCTTGCATCCCCATAGAGAAGCTTATATCCGTAGACGACATCGCAGCAATGGAATTACGCAGACTTAATCATTAG